From the Mycobacterium sp. 155 genome, the window ACCGGATCAGCAAGATGCGCCACAAGCTGGCGATGCTCGGCGACGGGCACGTTCCGCCTGCCGCGTTGCGTGAGCTGGTCAGTATCCAAGACCGGGTGGCCGAGCAGATCGCCAAACACAAGGCGCAGGATCTGACCGCACTGGAGGCCTCCGACCGTGAGGAGCAGATCGGCGAGTGGCTCGAGGACCGCGGAATCACCAGCGCCTGGGATTATGCGCCGACCTTCGTCGACGCCGGGCTGGACATCGACTGGTTCGAAAGTGTCGCGGCCTCACTTGACGACGTCGATGCCACGGCATCCTTCATGAGCGCGATCGGCTGGCTGCGCTACACCATCGAGACCGAATTGCTGATGAATCAGATCGCCGAGGCCAGCAAGCGGATCTCGGCGCTGCTGGCCGGCGCCAAGCAGTATTCGCAGATGGACCGCGCGCCGTACCAGACCGCCGATATCCACGAACTGCTGCACAGCACACTGATGATGTTCGGGGACCGGATCGGCAAGGAAGGCAAGGGCGTTCAACTCGTCAAAGACTGGGACAAGTCGCTGCCCGAGCTGGTCTGCTACCCGGGTGACCTGAACCAGGTGTGGACCAACATCATCGACAACGCGATCCAGGCGATGAACGGCGAAGGCACGCTGACGGTGCGCACCGGGCGCGAAGGGGATTTGGTCCGCGTGGAGATCTGCGACGACGGCCCGGGTATTCCGGCCGACATCATCGAGCGGATCTTCACGCCGTTCTTCACCACCAAACCGTTCGGGGAGGGAACGGGGCTGGGCCTCGACCTCGCGTGGCGCATCGTCGTCGAGAAGCACAACGGTGACCTGCGGGTGCAGTCCGAACCGGGCAACACCCGATTCATCGTGCTGCTGCCGCTTGAGGCGCCAGCACCCGAAGACCTGCCCACACCGATGTAGACCGGCAACCGGACCGTGAAGCGGGACGCGGATCACGTGCCCGTGCGGATTCTGACCTCACCCGACAAACTGGTACCGGCACGTGCCGAACTCGCGGGGCCGCTGGGCCTTCAGTAATCGAAAGGGACGCCAATGACGTTGAACCTGGGCCGCTTTGGGGTGTGGACATTCGGTGCGCCGACGCCCGAGCAAGCCGTCGAGATCGAGAAGCTGGGCTACGGCGCCATCTGGCCGGGCGGGTCGCCGGCCGCGGATCTGGCGTTCGTGGAACCGATCCTGGCGGCCACGGACGCCCTGCGGGTGGCCACCGGCATCGTCAATGTGTGGTCCGCTCCGGCGGCGCAGGTGGCCGAGTCCTATCACCGCATCGAGGCGGCGTATCCGGACCGGTTCATCCTCGGCATCGGCGTCGGTCATCCCGAGCACACCCAGGAGTACCGCAAGCCCTACGACGTCCTGGTCGAGTACCTCGACGCGCTCGACGAGCACGGCGTGCCGAAGGATCGGCGGGTGGTGGCAGCCCTGGGCCCCAAGGTGCTCAAGCTCGCCGCGGACCGCAGCGCGGGCGCGCACCCGTACCTGACCACGCCCGAGCACACCGCACACGCACGTCAACTCATCGGTCCGGATGCCTTCCTGGCACCCGAGCACAAGGTGGTGTTGACCGACGGATCGGAGCAGCAGGACGAGGCCGCGCGTGCGGTCGGTCGCGAGACCGTCGATTTCTACCTGAATCTGAGCAACTATCTGAACAACTGGCGCCGGTTGGGATTCAGCGAGGACGACATCGCCAAGCCGGGTAGCGATCGCCTGATCGATGCGGTCGTCGCGCACGGCACGCCCGACGCCGTTGCTGGCCGTTTGCGGCAACATCTGGACGCGGGCGCCGACCATGTGGCGATCCAGGTGCTCGGCGGGCAGGACAAGCTGGTGCCGACATTGACCGAGCTGGCCGGGCCGCTGGGCCTGAAACGCTGACCGAGCCGCCCGTTAGAGTTGGTCCATGCGGTTGCTGGTCACCGGGGGTGCCGGGTTCATCGGTGCGAATTTCGTACAGGACGCCGTCCGGGACGGCGCATCGGTGACGGTGCTCGATGCCCTCACCTATGCGGGCAGCCGGGAGTCGCTGACGCCGGTGGCCGACGAGATCCGCTTGGTCGAGGGCGACGTGTGCGACGCGGCTCTGGTGTCGAGCCTGACCGCCGAGGCCGACGCCGTCGTGCACTTCGCCGCCGAAACCCATGTGGACAACGCCCTGGCGGATCCGGCACCGTTCGTGCAGTCGAACGTCGTCGGCACCTTCACGGTGCTGGAGGCGGTGCGCCGGCACGGGGTGCGGCTGCACCACATCTCCACCGACGAGGTGTACGGCGACCTGCCTCTCGACGATCCGGCGCGGTTCACCGAGACCACGCCGTACAACCCGTCGAGCCCGTATTCGTCGACCAAGGCTGCCGCCGATCTGCTGGTGCGAGCGTGGGTACGGTCCTACGGCATACGCGCGACGCTGTCGAACTGCTCCAACAACTACGGCCCGTACCAGCACGTGGAGAAGTTCATTCCGCGTCAGATCACCAACGTGCTCACCGGCCGCCGGCCCAAGTTGTACGGCGCCGGCGCCAATGTCCGCGACTGGATCCACGTCGCCGATCACAATGCCGCGGTGCGCAGGATCTTGGCCGACGGCCGAGCCGGGCAGACCTACCTGATCGGCGCGCAGTGCGAGCAGAACAACCTGACTGTCATGCGCACCCTATTGCGGTTGATGGACCGCGACCCCAACGATTTCGACCATGTCACCGACCGTGCGGGACACGATCTGCGGTACGCCATCGACCCGTCGACCCTCACCGACGAGCTGGGGTGGAAGCCGGTGCACACCGACTTCGAGGACGGCCTGCGTAGCACTATCGAGTGGTACCGCGCCAACGAATCGTGGTGGGGTCCGCTGAAAGAGAAGGTCGAGACCGACTACCAGGAGCGCGGACAGTGACCGCACGGGAGCTCAAGGTTCCTGGGGCATGGGAACTCACGCCCAGACTGCACAGTGATTCCCGCGGAATATTCTTCGAATGGTTCACCGCCTCGGGCTTCAGCGGCTTCACCGGGCACGAATTCGATCTGAGACAGGCAAACTGCTCGGTGTCGGCGGCCGGAGTGCTGCGCGGCGTGCACTTCGCCGAACTCCCCCCGAGCCAGGCCAAGTACGTGACGTGCGTGCGGGGTGCGGTGTTCGACGTCGTGGTCGACATCCGGGTCGGTTCGCCGACGTACGGCCAGTGGGATTCGGTGCTGCTCGACGACCGCGACCGCCGCTCGGTCTACCTGTCCGAGGGCCTGGGCCACGCTTTCCTTGCGCTGGAAGACGATTCGACGGTGATGTATTTGTGTTCGGCGCCCTACGTCCCGGAACGCGAGCACACCATCCTGGCCACCGACCTCGGCATCGAGTGGCCTGACGGTCATGAGCTCGTGATCTCCGAACGCGATGCCGCTGCACCCACTCTCGATGAGGTGCGTGCAGCGGGTCTGCTGCCGACCTGGGAGCAGACGCGCGCCTTCGTCGAGGAGTTACGCGCCGAGTCTTAGCTCGTCCCCCGTGGCACGACCCAGTCGACAGGCAGAGCGACGCGAGCAATAGCTCCTATGTCAAGCCGCTGCTGATTGTGGCGGCTGACTGGGGGTTTGGTGGTCGGGGTGGCCGGCGTCGCGGCGGAGGGCTTGGTAGACGCGGCGGGCGATGCGGCGTTTGACGCAGCGCCGGGCGGCGGCTTTGGTTTTCCCGGCATCGACCAGCTTGTGGTAGTAGATCTGCCCGGCGCTGCCGGTCATGCGGATCTGGGTGACGGCGATGCGGTGGAGGGCAGTGTTGAGTTGACGGTTACCGGCGCGGCTGAGCCGCATCTGCCCGGCGCTGGCCCCCGACCACGCCGGGATGGGCGCGACTCCGGCGTGACAGGCGAACGCCGCCTCACTGGTGAACCGGGTGACGCCGGCGGCTTCGCCGACGATCTTGGCCGCAGTCAGCTCCGCGCAGCCGGGGATCTCCAGCAGCGCCGGGGCGGACCGGTGCGCGCTGGCCGCCAAACGCTTGGCTAAGGCGTTGATCTCGCTGGTGAGTCGGATGATGTCGGTCAGCTCTGCGCGGGCAATTTCGGCGACCAGACCCGGCAGCTCCGTCAGCCAGGCCATGAGCGTCTGCTGCTGCTTGACGGCACTGAGTGAGCCCACCGCGGCGGCCCGCTCGGGATCGAGGTCATGGGCATGCCAGAGCAACCGGTTGATCGCCGAGGTACGTTGTGCTACAAGGACATCACGGCGATCGGTCAACAGTTTGAACTCCCGCGACGTCTCGTCATGAGACGCCACCGGCAGGTCGGGTTCCCGCAGCACCGCCCGGGCCACCGCGAGCGCATCGATCGGATCGGACTTGCCCCTCACCCGCGCGGACTTGCGGGTCTGGGCCATCAGCTTGGTGGGCACCCGGACCACTTTTTGCCCGGCGCCCAGCAGGTCACGTTCCAGGCGCGCGGACATGTTGCGGCAGTCCTCGATGCCCCAGATCAGCTCGGTGCCGAACTGCTCGCGCGCCCACGTGATGGCCGTGTGGTGCCCGGCGGTGGTGGCCTTGACGGTCTTCTCGCCGAGCTTGCGTCCAACCTCGTTGACCGCGACAAAGGTGTGGCTGCGCTTGTGTACATCGGCTCCAACAACAACCATGGTGGTTGCCTCCTTCAGTCATGAAGAGGGGGTGTATTGAGGTTGGGCCGGGCGGCGGACACTTCTCAGTCGGGGCGATGCCACGCTCCTATCAAGTCGCGCCGTCCGGTCCTTCTCATCTGGTGCCGGCACTACTGCTCAACGCCAACCCCCCAAAAAAGGGGCGGCAGACGCGAAATGAGCCAGACACCAGATGATCCGGAACCAACCACCGCACGCGGGGTCTGTCACCTCGACACACCGCAACACAGCACCCTCACAATGACACTGAGACGTGAAAGTCCCCGACACGCCGGGGAAAACGGACCTTCGCGTCTGCTCGCGCGCGATCGGAACCCTTGCGGTACCGACCCCTTGCCAAACGACACAGCCAATTACTAGGATATGCAAGTATCCTGAGTGAGCCCCTAGTTGCCACTGTTGCGCATAAATCCTGGACGGACGTCATGACCACACAGATTCCCCACTTCATCAACGGCGAGCGGACCACCGCCGGATCGACCCGCACTGCCGATGTGTTCAATCCCAGCACCGGCGAGGTCCAGGCTCAGGTCCTGATGGCTTCGGCCGCTGACGTGGACGCCGCAGTCGCCGTCGCTGTCGAGGCCCAGAAGGTTTGGGCCGCCTTCAACCCGCAGCGCCGCGCCCGAATCTTCATGAGGTTCATCGACCTGGTCAACCAGAACGCCGACGAGCTGGCCGAGCTGCTGTCCCTCGAGCACGGCAAGACCGTGGCCGACTCGCTCGGCGACATCCAGCGCGGTATCGAAGTGATCGAGTTCTCGGTCGGTATCCCGCATCTGCTCAAAGGTGAGTTCACCGAGAGCGCGGGTACCGGCATCGACGTGTACTCGATCCGCCAACCGCTGGGCGTGGTCGCCGGGATCACCCCGTTCAACTTCCCCGCGATGATCCCACTGTGGAAGGCCGGCCCCGCCCTGGCATGCGGAAATGCGTTCATTCTCAAGCCTTCTGAGCGCGATCCCTCGGTGCCCCTGCGCCTGGCCGAGCTGTTTCTCGAGGCTGGACTGCCGGCGGGTGTGTTCCAGGTGGTCCAGGGCGACAAGGAAGCGGTCGACGCGATCCTCGAACATCCGGATGTCAAGGCTGTCGGCTTCGTCGGCAGCTCCGACATCGCGCAATACATCTACTCCACCGCGGCCGCGCACGCCAAGCGCGCGCAGTGCTTCGGCGGTGCCAAAAACCACATGATCGTCATGCCCGACGCCGACCTGGATCAGGCCGTCGACGCGCTGATCGGGGCCGGCTACGGCAGTGCCGGCGAGCGGTGCATGGCCATCAGTGTCGCCGTCCCCGTGGGCGAAGAAACAGCGCGACGGCTTCGTAACCGCCTCGTCGAGCGGGTCAATCAGCTGCGGGTGGGCCACAGCCTCGATCCCAAGGCCGACTATGGACCACTGGTGACCGAGGCGGCCCTGGCCAGGGTCAGGGACTACATCGGCCAGGGCGTGGAAGCCGGCGCCGAGCTGGTGGTCGACGGCCGCGAGCGGGCCAGTGACGAGCTGACTTTCGGTGACGTGAGCCTTCAGGGCGGCTACTTCATCGGTCCCTCCCTGTTCGACCACGTCACTCCCGACATGTCGATCTACACCGATGAGATCTTCGGGCCGGTGCTCTGCATTGTGCGGGCCCACGATTACGAGGAAGCCTTGCGGCTGCCGACCGAGCACGAATACGGCAACGGCGTGGCGATTTTCACCCGCGACGGCGATGCTGCCCGCGATTTCGTGTCACGGGTCCAGGTCGGCATGGTCGGTGTGAACGTACCGATCCCGGTTCCAGTGGCGTACCACACGTTCGGCGGCTGGAAGCGATCCGGCTTCGGTGATCTCAACCAGCACGGCCCCGCGTCGGTGCAGTTCTACACCAAGGTCAAGACCGTGACCGAGCGGTGGCCGTCGGGCATCAAGGATGGCGCCGAATTCGTCATCCCGACCATGAAGTAGTACCCACCGTGCATCTCTACGAGCTGGATGACGACGAACGCGTGATCGCCGAGACAGCGGCCGCGTTCGCCGAAAGACGCATCGCGCCATACGCCTTGGAGTGGGACGAGAAACACCACTTCCCCACCGACGTCCTGCGCGAGGCGGCCGAACTGGGCATGGCAGCGATCTACTGTCATGAGGACGCCGGCGGCAGCGGCTTGCGACGGCTGGATGCCGTGCGCATCTTCGAGCAACTCGCCGCCGCCGACCCGGCCATCGCGGCATTTCTGTCCATCCACAACATGTGCGCGTGGATGGTGGACAGCTTCGGCACCGAAGAGCAGCGCAAGACCTGGGGACCGCGGCTGGCGTCGATGGATGCCATCGCCAGCTACTGCCTGACCGAACCGGGCGCAGGATCGGACGCCGCGGCCCTGCGGACAAGGGCCGTGCGCGACGGTTCTGACTACGTGCTCGACGGCGACAAGCAGTTCATCTCCGGGGCGGGCAGCTCGGATGTCTACGTGGTGATGGCCCGCACCGGTTCACCGGGTCCGAAGGGCATCTCCGCCTTCGTGGTCGAAAAGGGCACGCCGGGGCTGAGTTTCGGGGCACAAGAGCAGAAGATGGGCTGGAATGCCCAGCCCACCGCGCAAGTGATCTTCGACGGCGTGCGGGTTTCTGCCGATGCGCTGCTCGGCGGCGCCGAGGGCACCGGGTTCGGCATCGCCATGAACGGTCTCAACGGGGGCCGGATCAACATCGCCGCCTGCTCGCTCGGCGGGGCTCAGGCCGCGTACGACAAGGCGTTGGATTATGTGGCCGGCCGCCAGGCGTTCGGCGGCGCCCTGCTCGACGAGCCGACCATCCGATTCACGCTGGCAGACATGGCAACCGGGCTGGAGACATCACGAAACATGCTGTGGCGGGCGGCCTCGGCACTGGACAGCAACCACCCTGACAAGGTGGCACTGTGCGCGATGGCCAAGCGCTACGTCACCGACACCTGCTTCGAGGTGGCCGATCAGGCCCTGCAACTCCACGGCGGCTACGGCTATCTGCGCGAGTACGGGTTGGAGAAAATCGTCCGCGATCTGCGGGTGCATCGCATCCTTGAGGGAACCAACGAAATCATGCGCGTGGTGATCGGGCGAGCGGCCGCGGGCAGAGCCCGCAATTCAGCAGATGCTGGCCGCGCCCGCGCGGCGGGATAGGAGTTGCACGTGAGCACAATCGCTTTCCTCGGCCTCGGCCACATGGGCGGCCCGATGTCCACAAACTTGGTTGCCGCAGGGCACACCGTGCGCGGGTTCGATCCCGTCCCTGCGGCCCAGGAGGCCGCAAAGGCCAATGGCGTCAGCATGTTCGGCAGTGAAGCCGAGGCCGTGGCGGGGGCGGACGTGGTGATCACCATGTTGCCCGACGGCGCACTGGTGAAGAGCTGCTATGCGGAGATGCTGCCCGCCGCGACCGCCGGCGCGCTGTTCATCGACAGCTCCACCATCTCCGTCGACGACGCCCGTGAGGTGCACAAGCTGGCAGGCGAGCACGGTTTCGACCAGCTGGACGCCCCGGTCTCCGGTGGCGTCAAGGGCGCCGTGGCGGGGACGCTGGCGTTCATGGTCGGCGGCGAGGACAAGGCTGTCGAACGGGGCCGCACCATCCTGGGACCCATGGCGGGCAAGATCATTCATTGCGGAGCCGCGGGAGCCGGCCAGGCCGCCAAGGTGTGCAACAACATGGTGCTCGCGGTGCAGCAGATCGCCGTCGGTGAGGCGTTCGTGCTGGCCGAGAAGCTGGGACTGGACAAGCAGTCGCTGTTCGACGTGATCACCGGCGCGACCGGCAACTGCTGGGCAGTACACACCAATTGTCCAGTGCCGGGGCCTGTTCCGACTTCCCCTGCCAACAGCGATTTCAAGCCGGGCTTCTCCACCGCGTTGATGAACAAGGACCTCGGCCTGGCCATGGCGGCTGTGGAGTCGACGGGCTCGTCGGCGCCGCTGGGCACCCATGCGGCCGAGATCTACGCCGAATTCATTGCATCCGACGTCTCCAATGCCGGTAAAGACTTCAGCGCGGTGATCGAGACGCTACGCGGCTGAGGGGCTGTGCTGCGCCCACCATGCGGCGTGTAGCCGCTGGCAAGTCGCCAACCGCAACGCATCCCCCATGCCGGCGTAATCCGGGCGTACCGCGACAGCAGGTTGGGCAACGCCGGGTTCGGCACTGACCAGCACGGTGGCCAGCCCCGCCGCATTCGCCGCCCGCAATCCCGTGGTCGACCCGGCGACCGCCAACGCATCGTGCGCCGACACCCCGAGCTCGGCGAGCGCTTGCCGATGGGCAGCACTGCACGTCGACGAAGTCACGTCGTCACCGGTGACAACGGTTTCCACCAGACCCTCGCCCACCAGCTGCCGCACCAACGGCTCCACCCATCGGCGCCGGCCGCTGGACACCACACCGACCGGGACCTCGGCGGCGAAGGCGTCCATCACGAGGTCGACCAGACCGGGCCGCGGGGCCAATCCCGCGTCGAGGATCATCTTGTCGAACATCATGTCTTTGGTGGCACAGATCTCGTCGGCGAGCAGTTCGGTGAGCACGTCGCATTCCGGCCCCACGCAGCGCTTACGGAGTTCGGCGGCGACGCGCTGATGTTCGTCGTGCAATGCCAGCAGCTGCCGGTAGCGCTCCACGCCCCATTCGAGCGACAGGCCGTGTGCGGCGAATGCCGCGTTGAAGACGACCCGATGTCCGTCGATGTCCAAGTCGGACAGCGCGTCGAGGTCGAAGATCACCGCACGTAGCGGGAACGCTCCTGCATCTGCCGGCTCAGGACAGTCCCACCAGAACCGCCCGGCACGCCATATTTTCTGCTGTGACGACACCTCATGAGAGTGGTCCACATCACATGGAGTCCGCCTCCCCCGTACGGGTGATTGGGGACGCGAACTTTCACTCGGTCGCAGCGAAGCCGGATCTTCTCCTCACATGCGCTGCCACACATAGGCTGATGCCATGGCGGCCTCCAGCCCAGTGCGCCTTGTGCTGGTCGATGACCACGAAATGGTCATCGAGGGTCTCAAGGCCATGCTTGCCGCATTCAAAGACCGGGTTCTGGTGATCGGCCACGCAGT encodes:
- a CDS encoding ATP-binding protein; its protein translation is MSEGCIREELRTLFLFESLSDEQLDILCANGHIATFEPGPVCTEGEPATCFYVMLDGELVMTMKSGGIDIETNRTSMRGVYCGAWSAYIPGEQPVYEASVRVTKPSRFFVLDAKAYADFMRTEFPMAVHLLEGHKVGGLRRRQIIGQREKLLALGQLSAGLTHQLNNPAAATARAVADLRDRISKMRHKLAMLGDGHVPPAALRELVSIQDRVAEQIAKHKAQDLTALEASDREEQIGEWLEDRGITSAWDYAPTFVDAGLDIDWFESVAASLDDVDATASFMSAIGWLRYTIETELLMNQIAEASKRISALLAGAKQYSQMDRAPYQTADIHELLHSTLMMFGDRIGKEGKGVQLVKDWDKSLPELVCYPGDLNQVWTNIIDNAIQAMNGEGTLTVRTGREGDLVRVEICDDGPGIPADIIERIFTPFFTTKPFGEGTGLGLDLAWRIVVEKHNGDLRVQSEPGNTRFIVLLPLEAPAPEDLPTPM
- a CDS encoding LLM class F420-dependent oxidoreductase, whose amino-acid sequence is MTLNLGRFGVWTFGAPTPEQAVEIEKLGYGAIWPGGSPAADLAFVEPILAATDALRVATGIVNVWSAPAAQVAESYHRIEAAYPDRFILGIGVGHPEHTQEYRKPYDVLVEYLDALDEHGVPKDRRVVAALGPKVLKLAADRSAGAHPYLTTPEHTAHARQLIGPDAFLAPEHKVVLTDGSEQQDEAARAVGRETVDFYLNLSNYLNNWRRLGFSEDDIAKPGSDRLIDAVVAHGTPDAVAGRLRQHLDAGADHVAIQVLGGQDKLVPTLTELAGPLGLKR
- the rfbB gene encoding dTDP-glucose 4,6-dehydratase; amino-acid sequence: MRLLVTGGAGFIGANFVQDAVRDGASVTVLDALTYAGSRESLTPVADEIRLVEGDVCDAALVSSLTAEADAVVHFAAETHVDNALADPAPFVQSNVVGTFTVLEAVRRHGVRLHHISTDEVYGDLPLDDPARFTETTPYNPSSPYSSTKAAADLLVRAWVRSYGIRATLSNCSNNYGPYQHVEKFIPRQITNVLTGRRPKLYGAGANVRDWIHVADHNAAVRRILADGRAGQTYLIGAQCEQNNLTVMRTLLRLMDRDPNDFDHVTDRAGHDLRYAIDPSTLTDELGWKPVHTDFEDGLRSTIEWYRANESWWGPLKEKVETDYQERGQ
- a CDS encoding dTDP-4-dehydrorhamnose 3,5-epimerase family protein, coding for MTARELKVPGAWELTPRLHSDSRGIFFEWFTASGFSGFTGHEFDLRQANCSVSAAGVLRGVHFAELPPSQAKYVTCVRGAVFDVVVDIRVGSPTYGQWDSVLLDDRDRRSVYLSEGLGHAFLALEDDSTVMYLCSAPYVPEREHTILATDLGIEWPDGHELVISERDAAAPTLDEVRAAGLLPTWEQTRAFVEELRAES
- a CDS encoding CoA-acylating methylmalonate-semialdehyde dehydrogenase, with product MTTQIPHFINGERTTAGSTRTADVFNPSTGEVQAQVLMASAADVDAAVAVAVEAQKVWAAFNPQRRARIFMRFIDLVNQNADELAELLSLEHGKTVADSLGDIQRGIEVIEFSVGIPHLLKGEFTESAGTGIDVYSIRQPLGVVAGITPFNFPAMIPLWKAGPALACGNAFILKPSERDPSVPLRLAELFLEAGLPAGVFQVVQGDKEAVDAILEHPDVKAVGFVGSSDIAQYIYSTAAAHAKRAQCFGGAKNHMIVMPDADLDQAVDALIGAGYGSAGERCMAISVAVPVGEETARRLRNRLVERVNQLRVGHSLDPKADYGPLVTEAALARVRDYIGQGVEAGAELVVDGRERASDELTFGDVSLQGGYFIGPSLFDHVTPDMSIYTDEIFGPVLCIVRAHDYEEALRLPTEHEYGNGVAIFTRDGDAARDFVSRVQVGMVGVNVPIPVPVAYHTFGGWKRSGFGDLNQHGPASVQFYTKVKTVTERWPSGIKDGAEFVIPTMK
- a CDS encoding acyl-CoA dehydrogenase family protein is translated as MHLYELDDDERVIAETAAAFAERRIAPYALEWDEKHHFPTDVLREAAELGMAAIYCHEDAGGSGLRRLDAVRIFEQLAAADPAIAAFLSIHNMCAWMVDSFGTEEQRKTWGPRLASMDAIASYCLTEPGAGSDAAALRTRAVRDGSDYVLDGDKQFISGAGSSDVYVVMARTGSPGPKGISAFVVEKGTPGLSFGAQEQKMGWNAQPTAQVIFDGVRVSADALLGGAEGTGFGIAMNGLNGGRINIAACSLGGAQAAYDKALDYVAGRQAFGGALLDEPTIRFTLADMATGLETSRNMLWRAASALDSNHPDKVALCAMAKRYVTDTCFEVADQALQLHGGYGYLREYGLEKIVRDLRVHRILEGTNEIMRVVIGRAAAGRARNSADAGRARAAG
- the mmsB gene encoding 3-hydroxyisobutyrate dehydrogenase, which produces MSTIAFLGLGHMGGPMSTNLVAAGHTVRGFDPVPAAQEAAKANGVSMFGSEAEAVAGADVVITMLPDGALVKSCYAEMLPAATAGALFIDSSTISVDDAREVHKLAGEHGFDQLDAPVSGGVKGAVAGTLAFMVGGEDKAVERGRTILGPMAGKIIHCGAAGAGQAAKVCNNMVLAVQQIAVGEAFVLAEKLGLDKQSLFDVITGATGNCWAVHTNCPVPGPVPTSPANSDFKPGFSTALMNKDLGLAMAAVESTGSSAPLGTHAAEIYAEFIASDVSNAGKDFSAVIETLRG
- a CDS encoding HAD hydrolase-like protein, with protein sequence MIFDLDALSDLDIDGHRVVFNAAFAAHGLSLEWGVERYRQLLALHDEHQRVAAELRKRCVGPECDVLTELLADEICATKDMMFDKMILDAGLAPRPGLVDLVMDAFAAEVPVGVVSSGRRRWVEPLVRQLVGEGLVETVVTGDDVTSSTCSAAHRQALAELGVSAHDALAVAGSTTGLRAANAAGLATVLVSAEPGVAQPAVAVRPDYAGMGDALRLATCQRLHAAWWAQHSPSAA